A stretch of Lathyrus oleraceus cultivar Zhongwan6 chromosome 6, CAAS_Psat_ZW6_1.0, whole genome shotgun sequence DNA encodes these proteins:
- the LOC127092372 gene encoding zinc finger protein ZAT10 — translation MALEALNSPTTTTTPKFTFNQPSLHHSEPWTKRKRSKRSRSCTEDEYLALCLIMLARGTTTSNNRLSFKPSPTTTTTIADKLSYKCSVCNKEFSSYQALGGHKASHRKNSTGGGDDHSTTSSSANAAVVSGGGVRSHECSICHKSFPTGQALGGHKRCHYEGGIGGAAAVTNSEGVGSTHTASHSQSHRDFDLNIPAFPEFGDNKVGEDEVESPHPVMMMMMKKKPRVFMVPKIEIPNHQ, via the coding sequence ATGGCTCTAGAAGCACTTAACTCACCCACCACTACTACTACCCCAAAATTCACCTTCAATCAACCATCTCTTCATCACTCTGAACCATGGACCAAACGAAAACGTTCTAAGCGTTCACGTTCATGCACTGAAGACGAATATCTCGCTCTCTGTCTCATCATGCTAGCTCGCGGAACCACCACCTCCAACAACCGCCTCAGTTTCAAACCATCAccgacaacaacaacaacaatcgcTGACAAGCTGAGCTACAAATGTTCTGTTTGCAACAAAGAGTTCTCTTCTTATCAAGCACTTGGTGGACATAAAGCCAGTCACCGGAAAAACTCCACCGGCGGTGGTGATGACCATTCAACTACATCAAGTTCTGCTAACGCCGCCGTTGTAAGCGGTGGCGGTGTTAGATCTCATGAATGTTCGATTTGTCATAAGTCGTTTCCTACAGGACAGGCTTTGGGTGGACACAAACGTTGTCACTACGAAGGCGGTATTGGCGGTGCTGCGGCGGTAACTAACTCAGAAGGTGTGGGGTCCACACATACTGCTAGTCATAGTCAAAGTCACCGcgatttcgatctgaacatccCGGCTTTTCCGGAGTTTGGTGATAATAAGGTCGGAGAAGACGAGGTTGAAAGTCCTCACCctgtgatgatgatgatgatgaagaagaagcCTCGTGTTTTCATGGTGCCCAAGATTGAAATTCCTAATCACCAATGA